From the genome of Longispora fulva:
CGGCGCACCGCCTCGCGGAGCGCGTCGGCCAGCGCCTCGACGTCGGCGTCGTCCACCTGGTCGGCGAACCGGGCCAGGGCCGCGCCCCGGTCGGCGGCCCCGTCGAGCGCCTCGCGCATCAGGGCCGCGATGTGGTCCTCACGCCCGGCGACCGGCCGGTACCGGTGCGCCCGGCCGTCCCGGTCCCGCCCGACGAGCTGCTTGCGCTCGAGCCGGGACAGCACCGTGAGCACGGTCGTGGCGGCGAGCCCCCGGTCGGGGAGGGCGTCGAGGATGTCCCTGGCCGTACAGGGCGCGCCGGCCGACCACAGCACCTCCATGACGGCGTGCTCCAGTTCACCGAGCCGGGCCATGGGCTGGCACTCCTTCCGAAGACGTCGCGGCGATTCTACAACCGGTAGAAAAGATCCCCACTTCGTGCCACCTCCCCACCGCCTTACCTCCGTTTAACGCTCGGCAGTCCACTCTTAGCCGCATACGTTGAAACGGACACGGGGAGACGAGCAAGGTGTTGGAGACGCAGGAGTCCGGTATCACCAGCGATCTGGTCCGGGCTTACCTGAACGGCATCGGCAAGATCCCACTGCTCACCGCCGAGGACGAGGTCACGCTCGCCAAGAGCATCGAGGCCGGCCTGTTCGCCGACGAGAAGCTCAGCCAGGGTTCCGACGACTTCGACCTCGTCGTGATCCGCAACGAGGGCCAGCGCGCGAAGAACCGGATGCTCGAGGCCAACCTGCGGCTGGTGGTGAGCATCGCGAAGCGGTACACCGGAAAGGGTCTGGCTCTGTTGGACCTGATCCAGGAGGGCAACATCGGCCTGATCCGGGCCGTGGAGAAGTTCGACTACGCCAAGGGCTACAAGTTCTCCACCTACGCCACCTGGTGGATCCGCCAGGCGCTCAGCCGCGCGCTGTCCGACCAGGGCCGCACGATCCGGATCCCAATGCACATGGTCGAGCAGCTGGCCAAGCTGACCCGGGCGCAGCGCGCGCTGACCGTCGAGCTGGGCCGCGAGCCGAGCGTCATGGAGATCGCCGCTCTGCTGGAGGTCGAGACGCACAACGTGCTCGAGCTGCTGTCCTACAACCGGGAGCCGATCAGCCTGGACACCCCGGTCGGGGAGGACGGCGACAGCTGCCTGGGCGACCTGTTGCAGGTCGCGGTGCCGACCACCGAGGTCGGCGAGGCCGCCGCCGCGTCGGAGCTGCGCAGCGAGATGGGCATGGTGCTGTCCACGCTGTCCCAGCGCGAGCAGGCCGTGATCCGGCTGCGCTACGGCCTCGACGACGGCCGGCAGCGCACCCTGGAGGAGGTCGGCAAGGAGTTCGGGCTGTCCCGGGAGCGGATCCGGCAGATCGAGCAGGAGACGCTGAAGAAGCTCCGCCAGCCGGAACGCTCAGAAAGACTTCTGAGCTACGCGTAGGGAGGACCCGCTGAGGACGACGCTGGCCGCACAGCGCACGAATCCGCAGGGCGCTGCCCTAGCGGCTCCGCACGCTGCTTGCCAGCCCCGCCCTCAGCGGGCCACTTCGCCTCAGATCAAGGGCAAGATCACATTCGGCGCGGGCCGGTGTCCGAGCGGGGTTCCGGGGTGCCGAGTTCCACGATGGCGTGCAGCGCCACCACGCCCGAGCCGCCGACGATCACCGGGTTGAGTTCGAGCCGGTGCAGGGCCGGGGTCGCGTCCGCCAGCTGGCCGACCCGGACCAGGAGGTCCGTGAGGGCCTCGATGTCCACGACCGGGCCGCCGCCGTGGCCGAAGAGCAGCGGGGCCGCCAGGGGCGCGCGGAGGAGTTCGGCGGCGTCGACCCTGGTCAGGGGTGCCGCGCGCCAGGCCCGGTCGCCGAGGAGTTCGGTGTGCAGGCCGGCGAGGCCGAAGCCGACGATCGGGCCGAAGGACGGGTCCTCGACCACCTCCACGACGCACGCGATGCCGGGCGCCGCCATCGGCTGCACCAGGAGCGGCTCGGCGGGGCCGAAGCGTTCGGCCAGTTCGGCGACGGCGCGGGACACCTCGGCCGGGGTGGCCAGGTTGAGCCGGACGGCGCCCAGGTCCAGGCGGTGCCGCAGTTCGGCGGACGCGATCTTCACCGCGACCGGATAGCCCAGCTCGGAGGCCGCGGCCAGGGTGCCGGCGCCGCCCCGGGCCGTTCTGGCCGGCAGGACCCTGATGGCGTACGCGGACAGCAGCTCCCCCGACTCGACGGCCACCACGGGCCCGGCCGGCTGTTCGGGCAGCTCGGCGGGGGTGCGGCGCCACGCGGCGTACCGGGAGACCCGGCCGAGGGCCGCCACGGCCGCCTCCACCGAGTGGTAGTGCGGGACGGTGCCCTCGGCGTGCTTCTCCAGGACGCCCTCAGCCACGAACGCCGCCACGATCGGCTTGTCGCCGGCCCCTTCGACGAGCACGTCGGCGTACCCGGCGGCGGAGCCCACCAGGGGTGGCACGAACACGGCGACCACGGCGTCGACGGCCGGGTCGGCGTTCGCGGCGCGCAGGGCCGCGGCCAGCTGGGGGCCGGGGGCCCCGACGTCGACCTCCAGCGGGTAGCCGGCCACGACCCGCAGGTCGGCGGACTCCGCGGCCTGGGCGGCGACCAGGCCCAGGGCGGCGGTGTTGCCGACGATCGCGATCCGGTCGCCGGCCGGCAGCGGCTGGCGGGCCAGCAGCAGCCCGGTGTCGAACAGCTCGGCGACGGTGTCGACCCGCAGCACCCCCGACTGGGCGAACAGCGCCTCGACGCCGCGCTCGTTCGGGCCGGAGACCTCGTGCCGCCACCGCTCTGCCGCAAGCTGCGGTCTGGCGACCGCGATGATCGGCTTGTCCCGGCCGATGCCTCGGGCCAGCCGGGCGAACTTGCGCGGGTTGCCGAAGGTCTCCAGGTAGAGCAGGACGACGTCGGTGTGCCCGTCCGCGTGCCAGTACTGCAGGAGGTCGTTGCCGGACACGTCCGCGCGGTTGCCGGCGGACACGAAACTCGACAGGCCGAGCCCCCGCCGGCCGGCCTCGGCCAGCAGGGCCACCCCGAGCGCCCCGGACTGGCAGAAGAAGCCGACCCTGCCCGGCTCGGGCAGCCGGGGCGCGAGGGTGGCGTTGAGCCGGACGTCCGGGTCGGTGTTGGCGATGCCCAGGCAGTTCGGGCCGATGATCCGCATGCCGCGCAGCCGGGCCTCGCGGACGATCTCCAGCTGGGCCTCGACCCCCTCGGGGGCGCCGGTCTCCGCGAAGCCGCTGGAGACGATGACCAGGCCGTGCACGCCGACCGCCGCGCAGTCCTCGACGATCCCTGGCACCCCCGAGGCCGGCACGGCGACGATCGCCAGGTCGACCGGGCCGGGCACGTCGCGGACCGACCGGAACGCCGGCAGGCCCTGGACCGTGCGCGCCCGGGGGTGCACGGGATAGATCGCGCCGGTGTACCCGCCGGTGCGCAGGCTCTTCAGCAGCGTGTGCCCGATGCCCGGCACCCGGGTGGACGCCCCGAACACGGCCACCCCGCGCGGGGTGAGCAGTCGGGAGATCGACGCGGCCTCGGTGCGCGCCTCGCGGGCCCGGGCGATCCGGATCGACTTCTCGGTGGGCGCGTTGTCGAACACGAGGTGCACCACGCCGTCGGCGTAGGAGCGGTCGACGGAGTACCCGGCGTCGGAGAAGACCCGGAGCATGCCGCCGTTCTCGGGCAGCACCTCGGCGACGAACTCCTCGATGCCCTCCTCGCGGGCGGCGGCGGCCAGGTGTTCGAGCAGGATGGAGCCGATGCCGCGGCTCTGGTGGGCGTCCTCGACGACGAAGGCGACCTCGGCCCGGGCCTTGACCTCACCGTCCACCGAGCCATCGGCCGGGCCGGCGGCGTCGGACGCGCCGGCCGGGGGGAGCCGGTCGTAGCGGCCGACGGCGATCAGGTCCTCGCCCAGCTCGGCGACCAGCGCCTCCCTGGCGTGGTGGTCCACAGTGGTGAAGCGGGCCAGGTCGCGGTCCGGGATCCTCGGATATGCCGAGAAGTAGCGGTAGTAGCGGGTGCGCTGCGAGAGTCGGGAGTGGAAATTCCGCAGCTCAGGGCCGTCGGATGGTCGGATCGGGCGCAGGTGCACCGTGCCGCCGTCGGCGAGGAGCACGTCGGCGGCCCGGTGCGCCGGATAGTGCCGCCCGGCCGGGTCCGCGTCCCCCGGCTCGGCCGGATCCGTCGCCCCGTCGGGTCGGCCCGGGTCGGCGGCGTCGACCCATGGCGGGGCCGGGGCCGACCGCTCAGTCCCGGACATCCAGCGGATCCAAACCGTGCAGCGGGTACACGGCCCGGCGGGTGGCCATGATCGCCCGGTCCAGGGAGTCGGGTTCGAGCCCCGGCTGCCACGGGGTGTAGCGGCCCGTCCCGTCGTCGGTCATCCGCAGCGGCAGGTCGTCGTGCGGCCGGCGCTGGTGGGCGAGCTTCTTCCACCGGGCCGGGATCGGCGTCAGGGGATCGAGTTCCTGCCCCGAGGCGACCGCGAGCAGGTGGGTCCACGCGCGGGGCACGGCCGAGGACAGCGAGTAGCCCCCGCCGCCGGTCGCCACCCAGCGCCCGTCGCACAGCTCGTCGGCCAGCCCACGCAGCGCGACGTACGCCGCGCGCTGGCCGTCGACCGTGAGCCGCAGGTCGGCGAGGGGGTCGAGCAGGTGGGTGTCGGCCCCGCACTGGGTGATCAGGATCTGCGGCTTGAACGCCCGGAGCACCCCGGGCACCACGGCGTGGAAGGCGCGCAGCCAGGCCGCGTCGTCGGTACCCGGCGGCAGCGCCACGTTGACCGCCGAGCCCTCCGCGCCCGGCCCGCCGGTCTCGGCGGCGAACCCGGTGCCGGGGAACAGCGCGTACCCCGTCTCGTGCAGGCTCACCGTGAGCACCCGGGGATCGTCGTAGAAGATGGACTGCACGCCGTCGCCGTGGTGCACGTCGATGTCCACGTACGCCACCCGCTCCGCGCCCAGGTCGAGCAGCCGGGCGATGGCGACGGCCGGGTCGTTGAACACGCAGAACCCGGCAGCCGAGGCCGCGAACGCGTGGTGTAGCCCGCCGGCGATGCTCACCGCGCGCTTCGTCTCCGCCGACCACACCGCCTCGGCCGCCTGGGTGGTGGCGCCGGCGACCAGGGCGCTGGCCGCGTACATGTCGTCGAAGCACGGGGTGTCGGCCGTGCCCAGGCCGTAGCCGTGGAACACCAGCTCGTCGGGGGCCCGGCGCACCGCCGCGAGGTATTCGGGGCTGTGCACCCGGCGCAGGGTCGCCTCGTCGGCCGGGCGGGGCGCGCGCACGGTCAGCCCGCGCAACACGCCCAACTCGTCGGCGAGGGCCATGGTCAGCTCCAGCCGGACCGGGTCCAGGGGGTGCTCGCCGAGGTCGTAGCCCCGCAGCCCGTCGCTCCAGATCAATACGGTCACAGGGTCATTCTCCCAAAGCCACCGGCCGGTCGGGGTCACTGATCCATTCACTCCAGGAACCCACATAGACACTGGGGGTGTACCCCGCGAGCGTCGCAGCCAAAGCCGCCTGCGCCGCGGTGACGCCGCTCCCGCAGTACAACGCGAGGGGTTCGTCCTTCGACCCGTAGTC
Proteins encoded in this window:
- a CDS encoding acetoin utilization protein AcuC → MTVLIWSDGLRGYDLGEHPLDPVRLELTMALADELGVLRGLTVRAPRPADEATLRRVHSPEYLAAVRRAPDELVFHGYGLGTADTPCFDDMYAASALVAGATTQAAEAVWSAETKRAVSIAGGLHHAFAASAAGFCVFNDPAVAIARLLDLGAERVAYVDIDVHHGDGVQSIFYDDPRVLTVSLHETGYALFPGTGFAAETGGPGAEGSAVNVALPPGTDDAAWLRAFHAVVPGVLRAFKPQILITQCGADTHLLDPLADLRLTVDGQRAAYVALRGLADELCDGRWVATGGGGYSLSSAVPRAWTHLLAVASGQELDPLTPIPARWKKLAHQRRPHDDLPLRMTDDGTGRYTPWQPGLEPDSLDRAIMATRRAVYPLHGLDPLDVRD
- a CDS encoding BlaI/MecI/CopY family transcriptional regulator, with protein sequence MARLGELEHAVMEVLWSAGAPCTARDILDALPDRGLAATTVLTVLSRLERKQLVGRDRDGRAHRYRPVAGREDHIAALMREALDGAADRGAALARFADQVDDADVEALADALREAVRRRQALA
- a CDS encoding sigma-70 family RNA polymerase sigma factor, with protein sequence MLETQESGITSDLVRAYLNGIGKIPLLTAEDEVTLAKSIEAGLFADEKLSQGSDDFDLVVIRNEGQRAKNRMLEANLRLVVSIAKRYTGKGLALLDLIQEGNIGLIRAVEKFDYAKGYKFSTYATWWIRQALSRALSDQGRTIRIPMHMVEQLAKLTRAQRALTVELGREPSVMEIAALLEVETHNVLELLSYNREPISLDTPVGEDGDSCLGDLLQVAVPTTEVGEAAAASELRSEMGMVLSTLSQREQAVIRLRYGLDDGRQRTLEEVGKEFGLSRERIRQIEQETLKKLRQPERSERLLSYA
- a CDS encoding bifunctional acetate--CoA ligase family protein/GNAT family N-acetyltransferase, producing the protein MSGTERSAPAPPWVDAADPGRPDGATDPAEPGDADPAGRHYPAHRAADVLLADGGTVHLRPIRPSDGPELRNFHSRLSQRTRYYRYFSAYPRIPDRDLARFTTVDHHAREALVAELGEDLIAVGRYDRLPPAGASDAAGPADGSVDGEVKARAEVAFVVEDAHQSRGIGSILLEHLAAAAREEGIEEFVAEVLPENGGMLRVFSDAGYSVDRSYADGVVHLVFDNAPTEKSIRIARAREARTEAASISRLLTPRGVAVFGASTRVPGIGHTLLKSLRTGGYTGAIYPVHPRARTVQGLPAFRSVRDVPGPVDLAIVAVPASGVPGIVEDCAAVGVHGLVIVSSGFAETGAPEGVEAQLEIVREARLRGMRIIGPNCLGIANTDPDVRLNATLAPRLPEPGRVGFFCQSGALGVALLAEAGRRGLGLSSFVSAGNRADVSGNDLLQYWHADGHTDVVLLYLETFGNPRKFARLARGIGRDKPIIAVARPQLAAERWRHEVSGPNERGVEALFAQSGVLRVDTVAELFDTGLLLARQPLPAGDRIAIVGNTAALGLVAAQAAESADLRVVAGYPLEVDVGAPGPQLAAALRAANADPAVDAVVAVFVPPLVGSAAGYADVLVEGAGDKPIVAAFVAEGVLEKHAEGTVPHYHSVEAAVAALGRVSRYAAWRRTPAELPEQPAGPVVAVESGELLSAYAIRVLPARTARGGAGTLAAASELGYPVAVKIASAELRHRLDLGAVRLNLATPAEVSRAVAELAERFGPAEPLLVQPMAAPGIACVVEVVEDPSFGPIVGFGLAGLHTELLGDRAWRAAPLTRVDAAELLRAPLAAPLLFGHGGGPVVDIEALTDLLVRVGQLADATPALHRLELNPVIVGGSGVVALHAIVELGTPEPRSDTGPRRM